A genome region from Cryptococcus neoformans var. neoformans B-3501A chromosome 8, whole genome shotgun sequence includes the following:
- a CDS encoding hypothetical protein (HMMPfam hit to Pkinase, Protein kinase domain, score: 217.8, E(): 2e-62) — translation MDSPKMSSSDSSKMDSPKMDSPKSPVLPRLESILPPSPGSARSRIYARRQERANAAASISQLPGPSQSLQPPQTLQPLKPPPPPGFADSQTFSQRASRDSRKTPPNPSRHNPSHDILKQFAVKDFSHLPPSPSSASINQFLRASGSTQNISSGTPPGSASASNAYFPSKGVQREDSQKSQKSQKQQRTTPKPKELDPNVDEALRKLDGLTGTPGKNKAKGKSSGGPSAASSRPGTPVAESKSRSEGKIPSKPSIGSFKDATGSPLSNWIDLTEDLPAIPIPRARIPPNRESSSSASVTGTPNSHDSQSLPTTATTMSSADLASSSNKPRRASGGSDTFAAQAGVHVDQPEETEKSVPPVPPLPQVYVNKKQSMPAQSSAMRPPSYVPMREPSPEPPAVSSPFEPGSPSTTAPVPVPAQPKMHKKWSFSSALNLKSAASSASSVDEMRMTTPQKSPDAMGATPLAPPSSKASNVNKRLTPSSIPFFRRSSSSSFQSKASQSVAPLPVPLPETPKQTEKTAAVPSSQSRKSVLGMHFPSMLRGSSSKRGLAQQTSQSQVSAKGKEEVKPTSAPSASATSGWTGRKRGKVRTLSISGDLPNPFPGLKHQSSADSSFGTRGSAVSSNSDATTISGSNTFDRLPAIMGSPARPPEGARYSNSPRNLPSTTPTKIPRMTQRPAPSPATVTAHSGMPPPPFPTTRKISNTVSGAGEQQQRGGPPVSEFGMVDGIPHMPTTPRLTTSGAHRAHLLAPMSARQETRRVNNRPFDPPPRSKEAYTGAVPPSRRHLPQPPPASTVTSMTLSASAKRASREFKNKRRESKDGQDGSSSGKNSPVKPSKSMHSSMAVPSSSRLPSSYSAGTPGSNYRKLSLADSSPSMSPADDDEASGDAEMEAYIKRRRERAAANKKDDLSDVTEFPRDITPVEPLSQRAFITRNLAKMSDAERKEVLDFDYIYYSPTPGTIRRPSQPGGAMFNHGYDDERGDYLVVEGDHLCYRYEVVGILGKGSFGQVVQCRDHKTGKSVAVKIIRNKKRFHTQALVEVKILQQLIEWALQDPEDKHFMVRMTDSFSFRNHLCIVTELLSINLYELIKANHFAGFSTVLIRRFTTQMLGSLQLMRSHRIVHCDLKPENILLCHPSKSAIKVIDFGSSCLETEKVYTYIQSRFYRSPEVILGMNYAMAIDMWSLGCILAELYTGVPIFPGENEHEQLACIMEVLGVPDRYLIEKASRRKNFFDATGAPRPFVNAKGRRRRPGSKTLAGVLKCDDELFVDFIARCLTWDPDKRLKPQPAMRHPWILAGRRRYAPTPSRDEKRATTTERSSRLFGTSHTSTRISSKNLSELSTSSMKDKDKSKLLISSPVPLAPAKHPYHASTASTSRIGQAMSSSRLAHQTSARSGSLTTSKLSIG, via the exons ATGGACTCGCCAAAGATGAGCTCGTCGGACTCGTCAAAGATGGACTCGCCAAAGATGGACTCGCCAAAGAGCCCAGTCTTACCCCGACTAGAATCCATACTCCCTCCTTCGCCGGGGAGTGCTCGTTCGCGGATATACGCTCGTCGTCAGGAACGAGCCAATGCAGCAGCCAGCATTTCTCAACTTCCGGgtccttctcaatctctccAGCCACCTCAAACACTTCAACCACTCAAgccacctccacccccaGGCTTTGCCGATTCCCAGACATTTTCACAGCGCGCGAGTCGTGATAGCAGAAAAACCCCTCCAAACCCCTCGCGCCACAACCCTTCCCACGACATCCTCAAGCAATTCGCCGTCAAGGACTTTTCGCACCTTCCACCTAGTCCATCATCTGCCTCAATCAATCAGTTCCTCCGCGCAAGTGGCTCCACCCAAAATATCTCTTCCGGCACTCCTCCCGGCAGCGCGTCCGCCTCAAACGCCTACTTTCCATCCAAAGGCGTTCAGCGTGAAGACTCTCAAAAATCGCAAAAGTCCCAAAAACAGCAACGGACAACGCCAAAACCGAAAGAGCTGGATCCGAATGTCGACGAGGCGCTGAGGAAACTCGATGGGCTTACCGGCACCCCCGGAAAGAACAAGGCAAAGGGGAAATCATCAGGCGGTCCCTCTGCTGCCAGTTCACGCCCTGGTACCCCTGTTGCCGAAAGCAAGAGCAGGTctgaaggcaagatccCTTCTAAACCAAGTATTGGCTCCTTCAAGGACGCTACGGGTTCCCCACTCAGTAACTGGATTGACTTGACTGAAGATCTCCCCGCCATTCCTATTCCACGCGCACGTATCCCGCCCAATCGCgagtcctcttcctctgcgaGCGTAACCGGTACGCCCAATTCGCACGACTCACAGTCCTTGCCCACTACAGCGACGACCATGTCTTCCGCCGATTTGgcgagcagcagcaacaagccGCGACGGGCCAGTGGAGGGAGTGATACGTTTGCAGCACAGGCCGGAGTCCATGTAGACCAGCCCGaagagacggagaagagTGTTCCGCCGGTACCCCCGCTTCCCCAGGTGTACGTCAACAAGAAGCAGAGCATGCCCGCACAGTCTAGCGCCATGCGACCGCCCAGCTACGTGCCCATGCGTGAACCTTCACCCGAGCCGCCTGCTGTATCTTCACCTTTTGAACCCGGATCACCATCGACTACCGCACCCGTGCCCGTGCCCGCCCAACCAAAGATGCACAAAAAGtggtccttctcctcggcgCTCAACCTCAAATCGGCGGCATCGTCTGCATCCTCGGTGGACGAGATGAGAATGACGACACCGCAAAAGTCCCCAGACGCCATG GGTGCAACACCTCTCGCACCGCCTTCATCAAAGGCTTCCAACGTCAACAAACGCCTCACGCCTTCTTCgatccccttcttccgccgatcctcatcctcttcattccaAAGCAAGGCTAGTCAATCGGTAGCGCCTCTGCCCGTGCCGTTGCCCGAGACGCCCAAACAGACTGAGAAGACGGCCGCCGTCCCAAGCTCCCAGTCGCGCAAGTCGGTGCTGGGGATGCATTTCCCGTCCATGCTTAGAGGAAGCTCGTCAAAACGCGGTCTGGCGCAGCAAACGAGTCAATCCCAAGTTTCTgcaaagggaaaggaagaggtcaaGCCTACAAGTGCGCCGAGCGCGAGCGCGACGTCGGGGTGGACTGGCCGGAAACGTGGAAAGGTGAGG ACACTCTCCATATCTGGAGATCTTCCAAACCCATTCCCAGGCCTCAAGCACCAGTCTTCAGCGGACAGCTCCTTTGGAACCCGTGGTTCAGCGGTTTCAAGCAATAGCGATGCGACGACCATCAGCGGCAGCAACACATTTGACCGTTTGCCTGCGATAATGGGCTCGCCTGCTCGACCTCCGGAAGGTGCGAGGTACTCCAACTCTCCGAGAAACTTGCCTTCCACCACGCCTACCAAGATTCCTCGGATGACCCAACGCCCGGCTCCATCGCCGGCGACTGTGACCGCCCACAGCGGGATGCCGCCTCCCCCATTCCCTACGACCAGGAAAATCAGCAACACCGTATCGGGCGCAGGCGAGCAACAGCAGCGCGGCGGTCCTCCTGTATCAGAGTTTGGCATGGTCGACGGTATACCACATATGCCAACGACGCCTCGCCTGACTACTTCAGGTGCTCACCGAGCTCATTTGCTTGCTCCCATGTCGGCCCGACAAGAGACGCGTCGCGTGAACAATCGGCCTTTTGATCCGCCCCCACGCAGCAAAGAAGCGTACACCGGCGCCGTCCCGCCTTCGAGAAGGCACCTCCCTCAACCACCGCCCGCATCGACTGTCACCAGCATGACGCTTTCCGCCAGCGCCAAGCGCGCAAGCCGAGAGTTCAAGAACAAGCGGCGGGAATCCAAGGACGGACAGGACGGGTCCTCCTCTGGGAAAAACTCGCCTGTCAAGCCATCAAAATCTATGCACTCAAGCATGGCTGTGCCGAGCTCTTCCCGcctgccttcttcctatTCCGCTGGTACTCCCGGTTCGAATTACCGCAAGCTGTCTTTGGCCGACTCGTCGCCCTCGATGAGTCCCGcggacgatgatgaagctAGTGGAGatgcggagatggaggcTTATATCAAGAGGCGACGAGAGCGCGCAGCGGCGAATAAGAAGGATGACCTGTCGGATGTGACCGAGTTCCCGAGGGATATCACCCCTGTTGAGCCCCTCTCTCAGCGCGCGTTCATCACCAGGAACCTTGCAAAGATGTCTGACgcagaaaggaaggaggtgcTCGATTTCGACTATATCTATTACAGTCCCACCCCAGGTACGATCCGTCGGCCGTCTCAGCCGGGAGGAGCCATGTTCAATCACGgatatgatgatgagcgagGTGATTATCTCGTGGTGGAGGGTGATCATCTTTGTTATAGGTACGAAGTGGTAGGTATTCTAGGTAAAGGATCGTTTGGGCAGGTCGTCCAATGTCGGGACCATAAAACGGGCAAGTCGGTAGCAGTTAAAATCATTAGGAACAAGAAACGGTTCCATACTCAAGCGCTGGTGGAAGTCAAGATCTTGCAGCAGTTGATTGAATGG GCTCTGCAGGACCCCGAAGACAAACATTTCATGGTCCGTATGACTGATAGCTTTTCTTTCCGCAACCATCTCTGTATCGTCACAGAGCTCTTGAGCATCAATCTTTACGAGCTTATCAAAGCAAACCACTTTGCCGGCTTTTCGACAGTGCTCATCAGGAGGTTTACCACCCAGATGCTGGGTTCCTTGCAGTTGATGAGATCACACAGGATCGTTCACTGTGACTTGAAGCCCGAAAATATCCTGCTCTGTCACCCCTCGAAGAGCGCGATCAAGGTGATTGATTTTGGAAGCAGTTGCTTGGAGACAGAGAAGG TTTACACTTATATACAATCCCGCTTCTATCGAAGTCCAGAAGTTATTCTCGGCATGAACTACGCCATGGCGATTGACATGTGGTCTCTAGG CTGCATTCTTGCCGAGCTCTATACAGGTGTTCCCATTTTCCCCGGGGAAAACGAACACGAGCAGCTGGCCTGTATCATGGAAGTCCTCGGTGTGCCCGATCGCTATTTGATTGAAAAGGCATCACGACGTAAAAACTTTTTCG ACGCTACCGGTGCACCTCGTCCTTTCGTCAATGCCAAGGGTCGACGACGACGTCCTGGATCCAAGACCCTAGCCGGCGTCCTCAAATGCGATGACGAGCTTTTCGTCGATTTCATTGCCCGCTGTCTCACTTGGGATCCCGATAAGCGCCTCAAACCTCAACCCGCTATGCGTCATCCTTGGATCCTGGCAGGGCGAAGGCGTTACGCGCCAACACCTAGCCGCGACGAAAAACGTGCCACTACTACT